The following are encoded together in the Paludisphaera mucosa genome:
- a CDS encoding TraR/DksA family transcriptional regulator: MAASLKPEEIGSYRRLLEDLGDRLRGNVDRMTDEALRRNQGEASTNLSNVPLHMADVGTENYDQEFTLGLIENEQETLKLIDEAMVRIGDGTYGHCAECDQPIAKARLSALPYTRYCIECARKLENPE, encoded by the coding sequence ATGGCCGCAAGCCTCAAACCGGAAGAAATCGGCTCGTACCGTCGTCTCCTCGAAGACCTCGGCGACCGGCTCCGCGGGAACGTCGACCGCATGACCGACGAAGCCCTGCGGCGCAACCAGGGCGAGGCCTCGACGAACCTCTCGAACGTGCCCCTGCACATGGCCGACGTGGGGACCGAGAACTACGACCAGGAGTTCACCCTCGGGCTGATCGAGAACGAGCAGGAGACGCTCAAGCTCATCGACGAGGCCATGGTCCGCATCGGCGACGGCACCTACGGCCACTGCGCGGAATGCGACCAGCCGATCGCCAAGGCCCGGCTCTCCGCCCTCCCCTACACCCGCTACTGCATCGAGTGCGCACGGAAGCTGGAGAACCCGGAATGA
- a CDS encoding cupin domain-containing protein has translation MENLFSPLPGDLAGEFFEPLAGTRRTRVERIVSRGHASPEGFWYDQDEHEFVVVLRGAARLRFEGPEEVVAMGPGDHLTIAAHRRHRVDWTTPDEPTVWLAVFFADEPA, from the coding sequence ATGGAAAACCTCTTCTCACCCCTTCCGGGCGACCTCGCGGGCGAGTTCTTCGAGCCGCTCGCGGGGACGAGGCGGACTCGGGTCGAGCGGATCGTCTCGCGGGGGCATGCCTCGCCCGAGGGGTTCTGGTACGACCAGGACGAGCACGAGTTCGTCGTCGTGCTCCGCGGTGCGGCGAGGCTTCGATTCGAGGGCCCGGAGGAGGTGGTCGCGATGGGGCCGGGCGACCACCTGACGATCGCCGCGCACCGTCGTCACCGGGTCGACTGGACGACGCCCGACGAGCCCACGGTCTGGCTGGCGGTCTTCTTCGCCGACGAGCCGGCGTGA
- a CDS encoding amino acid adenylation domain-containing protein — translation MDGRHLSRLLEEAVARRPDRPAVEDERGRSQTYADLDRAADRVAARLARWGIDRGDRVGLWLPKSLEAVAAIHGILRAGGVYVPVDPTGPAGRAEGIFTDSGARAVVVAAKLAPALRQAWEGRESAPRLIVVADDAASDALAPEDADWSEVLADDAPSPLPPSREADDLAYILFTSGSTGKPKGVMLSHANAFTFLEWCRDALGPWSDDDRYSSHAPFHFDLSIFDLYVACLNAGTLVLIGETLAKEPAALGDYIQDKRISVWYSAPSILAMMTELGRLDRPGYTPPRVVLFAGEVFPIAPLRKLRTLWPDADLWNLYGPTETNVCTALEIPRVIGDEQAGPFPIGFACPPLIGRVVDEEGRTLAAGALGELVIAGPGVMRGYFGRDDLTEAAFFTADDGVKWYRTGDLVIDDGAGCYHFHGRRDRMVKKRGYRIELGEIESALYRHEGVDRAAVIAESDDAGVSIAAFVALKPEGRKSLIAMKRHCSIHLPNYMIPDRITFLDRLPATSTDKVDYQKLKALAVEEV, via the coding sequence ATGGATGGACGCCATCTCAGCCGACTGCTGGAGGAGGCCGTCGCGCGACGGCCCGACCGCCCCGCCGTCGAGGACGAACGGGGACGATCGCAGACCTACGCCGACCTGGACCGCGCCGCCGACCGCGTCGCGGCCCGGCTCGCGCGCTGGGGGATCGACCGGGGCGACCGCGTCGGCCTCTGGCTCCCCAAGAGCCTGGAGGCCGTCGCCGCGATCCACGGGATCCTGCGGGCGGGCGGGGTCTACGTCCCCGTCGACCCCACGGGCCCCGCCGGCCGCGCCGAGGGGATCTTCACCGACAGCGGCGCCAGGGCCGTCGTCGTCGCCGCCAAGCTCGCCCCCGCGTTGCGCCAGGCGTGGGAGGGCCGCGAATCGGCGCCCCGGCTCATCGTCGTCGCCGACGACGCCGCGTCCGACGCCCTCGCCCCCGAGGACGCCGACTGGTCCGAGGTCCTGGCCGACGACGCCCCATCCCCCCTGCCCCCCTCGCGCGAGGCCGACGACCTGGCGTACATCCTGTTCACCTCCGGGTCGACGGGTAAGCCGAAGGGGGTCATGCTCTCGCACGCCAACGCCTTCACGTTCCTCGAATGGTGCCGCGACGCCCTGGGCCCCTGGAGCGACGACGACCGCTACTCCTCGCACGCGCCCTTCCACTTCGATCTGTCGATCTTCGACCTGTACGTCGCCTGCCTGAACGCCGGCACGCTCGTCCTGATCGGCGAGACCCTGGCCAAGGAGCCCGCGGCGCTCGGCGACTACATCCAGGACAAGCGGATCAGCGTCTGGTACTCGGCCCCTTCGATCCTCGCCATGATGACCGAGCTGGGCCGCCTGGACCGCCCCGGCTACACGCCGCCGCGCGTGGTCCTGTTCGCCGGCGAGGTCTTCCCCATCGCCCCGCTCCGCAAGCTTCGGACGCTCTGGCCCGACGCCGATCTGTGGAACCTCTACGGCCCGACCGAGACGAACGTCTGCACGGCCCTGGAGATCCCCCGGGTCATCGGCGACGAGCAGGCCGGCCCGTTCCCGATCGGCTTCGCCTGCCCCCCCTTGATCGGCCGCGTCGTCGACGAGGAGGGCCGCACGCTCGCCGCCGGCGCGCTCGGCGAGCTGGTGATCGCCGGGCCGGGCGTGATGCGGGGCTACTTCGGCCGCGACGACCTCACCGAGGCCGCGTTCTTCACGGCCGACGACGGCGTGAAATGGTATCGCACGGGCGACCTCGTGATCGACGACGGCGCCGGCTGCTACCACTTCCACGGCCGCCGCGATCGCATGGTGAAGAAGCGCGGATACCGGATCGAGCTGGGCGAGATCGAGTCGGCCCTCTACCGCCACGAGGGCGTCGACCGCGCGGCCGTGATCGCCGAGAGCGACGACGCCGGCGTCTCGATCGCCGCGTTCGTGGCCCTCAAGCCCGAGGGCCGGAAGTCGCTGATCGCGATGAAACGGCACTGCTCGATCCACCTGCCGAACTACATGATCCCCGACCGGATCACGTTCCTGGACCGGTTGCCGGCGACGTCGACGGACAAGGTCGACTACCAGAAGCTCAAGGCCCTGGCCGTCGAGGAGGTCTGA
- the glnA gene encoding type I glutamate--ammonia ligase, translating to MTPKEVLAQIRQREVTTVDLRFMDFPGVWQHFSIPADALTEETFEEGIGFDGSSVVGWRAINEADLLVVPQPETALVDPFMAQPTLTMICNIHDPITHQDYTRDPRNIARKAVSYMRSTGIADYCLLAPELEFFVFDDVRFDQRSNEAFYHVDSVEGAWNRGRVERPNLGYKPGSGLGYFPCPPTDSLVNLRSEMARRMAECGIGTSAHFHEVATGGQCEIDLDAQDLMESADRVMMARYIIRNVANRSGKTATFMPKPLFGDNGSGLHTHLSLWKEDEPLLSGHGYAGMSDLGLYAIGGLLKHAGALCAFANPTTNSYKRLVEGFEAPTKVSYSRRNRAAIVRIPVSGASPRSRRIEYRCPDAAANPYLLFSAMLMAVLDGVQNKIRPGDPLDKDIYDLQPEELAKVPTTPRSLDASLEALRADHDFLLRGDVFTPDVVDTWIWYKQTYEIEALRIRPHPYEFNLYYDV from the coding sequence GTGACCCCCAAAGAAGTACTGGCGCAGATCCGGCAGCGCGAGGTCACGACGGTCGACCTTCGGTTCATGGACTTCCCGGGCGTCTGGCAGCATTTCTCCATCCCCGCCGACGCCCTCACCGAGGAGACGTTCGAGGAGGGCATCGGCTTCGACGGCTCCAGCGTCGTCGGCTGGCGGGCCATCAACGAGGCCGACCTGCTCGTCGTCCCGCAGCCCGAGACCGCCCTGGTCGACCCCTTCATGGCCCAGCCCACGCTGACCATGATCTGCAACATCCACGACCCGATCACCCACCAGGACTACACCCGCGACCCCCGCAACATCGCCCGCAAGGCGGTCTCGTACATGCGGAGCACCGGGATCGCCGACTACTGCCTGCTCGCGCCCGAGCTGGAGTTCTTCGTCTTCGACGACGTCCGCTTCGACCAGCGCTCCAACGAGGCCTTCTACCACGTCGACTCGGTCGAGGGGGCCTGGAACCGCGGCCGCGTCGAGCGCCCCAACCTGGGCTACAAGCCCGGCTCCGGGCTGGGCTATTTCCCCTGCCCGCCGACCGACAGCCTGGTCAACCTCCGCTCCGAGATGGCCCGCCGGATGGCCGAATGCGGCATCGGCACCTCGGCGCATTTCCACGAGGTCGCCACCGGCGGCCAGTGCGAGATCGACCTCGACGCCCAGGACCTGATGGAGAGCGCCGACCGGGTCATGATGGCCCGCTACATCATCCGCAACGTGGCCAACCGCAGCGGCAAGACCGCCACCTTCATGCCCAAGCCCCTGTTCGGCGACAACGGCTCGGGCCTGCACACCCACCTGTCGCTCTGGAAGGAGGACGAGCCGCTCCTCTCCGGCCACGGCTACGCCGGCATGAGCGACCTGGGCCTGTATGCGATCGGCGGCCTGCTGAAGCACGCCGGGGCGCTCTGCGCCTTCGCCAACCCCACGACCAACAGCTACAAGCGCCTGGTCGAGGGTTTCGAGGCACCCACCAAGGTCTCGTACAGCCGCCGCAACCGCGCGGCGATCGTGCGGATCCCGGTCTCGGGCGCGAGCCCCCGCAGCCGTCGCATCGAGTACCGCTGCCCCGACGCCGCCGCCAACCCCTACCTGCTGTTCTCCGCCATGCTGATGGCCGTCCTCGACGGCGTGCAGAACAAGATCCGCCCCGGCGACCCGCTCGACAAGGACATCTACGACCTCCAGCCCGAAGAGCTGGCCAAGGTCCCGACGACCCCGCGGTCGCTCGACGCCTCGCTCGAAGCCCTCCGCGCCGACCACGACTTCCTGCTCCGCGGCGACGTCTTCACGCCCGACGTCGTCGACACCTGGATCTGGTACAAGCAGACCTACGAGATCGAGGCGCTCCGCATCCGCCCCCACCCCTACGAGTTCAACCTGTACTACGACGTCTGA
- a CDS encoding ArnT family glycosyltransferase, whose product MSAPVAMTIAPASRRVWGVEAVVAALAGVIFLGCLGSLELWGKREQRLAAEVLDTVENDHWLVARIQGRPRLEKPPLPRWSTAALAAVVGRCDETIIRLPGAFAALGTVVLTYLLGLRFGGRPLGLTAAIILCTTPLFIAEARQAGQDVPLAFCTTLALYATVRHIEEASSGPKRKPGGFRRWAFVFHVALGLGFLCKGPVVLAIVAAAVGPWAWSGRVGGPLARLAVDPWGLIAFAALALSWPLPVWLADPNAAGVWAAEMGQKTGALAIVHRERAAFLLQWPVLVLPWVVAGASGVLLPFRRDRDAADAWVWLPWSWSVGVAVLFSLWAVAKPNYYVPCLPGFALLAASAWLRLERRAREGDRSRAARVLILLQWGLWSVLGAVALSMAGRGLGASQPVWCGVMACAAFGAGVLGFAGGRRGWGAGALAPALAATAFAVVVGYGIVGPAGNATRGHRRVAKAIDRAVPAGVETLSFYHELDEGLWFYLRSRRLAAVPGSESRYNDAFDQWNGADRQDLTPFGLVARAKHVLADWLRDDAQAGGYLILREKVYRALGPDLAGVATPVLQEEAPLRNGLVLLRLDPRPIQTGAASPDRSVR is encoded by the coding sequence ATGTCGGCTCCGGTAGCAATGACGATCGCCCCGGCGAGCCGGCGCGTCTGGGGCGTCGAGGCGGTCGTGGCGGCCCTGGCCGGCGTGATCTTCCTGGGTTGCCTGGGCTCGCTGGAACTCTGGGGCAAGCGCGAGCAGCGGCTGGCGGCCGAGGTGCTCGACACCGTCGAGAACGACCACTGGCTGGTGGCGCGGATCCAGGGCCGTCCCCGGCTGGAGAAGCCGCCCCTGCCGCGATGGTCGACCGCCGCGCTGGCCGCGGTCGTCGGTCGCTGCGACGAGACGATCATCCGCCTGCCGGGAGCGTTCGCGGCGCTCGGGACGGTCGTTCTCACCTACCTGCTCGGTCTGCGATTCGGCGGCCGCCCGCTCGGGCTCACCGCCGCGATCATCCTCTGCACGACCCCCTTGTTCATCGCCGAGGCGCGGCAGGCCGGGCAGGACGTCCCGCTCGCCTTCTGCACGACGCTCGCCCTGTATGCGACAGTCCGACATATTGAAGAGGCAAGCTCAGGTCCGAAACGAAAACCGGGCGGGTTCCGGCGCTGGGCGTTCGTCTTCCACGTCGCGCTCGGGCTCGGCTTCCTCTGCAAGGGGCCGGTGGTGCTGGCGATCGTCGCGGCGGCCGTCGGCCCCTGGGCCTGGTCCGGGCGAGTCGGGGGACCGCTCGCGCGGTTGGCGGTCGACCCCTGGGGATTGATCGCATTCGCCGCGTTAGCCCTGAGCTGGCCGCTGCCGGTGTGGCTCGCCGACCCCAATGCGGCGGGGGTGTGGGCCGCCGAGATGGGGCAGAAGACGGGCGCGCTGGCGATCGTGCATCGTGAGCGGGCCGCCTTCCTCTTGCAGTGGCCGGTGCTGGTGCTGCCGTGGGTCGTCGCCGGGGCGTCGGGCGTCTTGCTCCCTTTCCGTCGCGATCGGGATGCGGCCGACGCCTGGGTCTGGCTCCCCTGGTCGTGGTCGGTCGGCGTGGCGGTCCTCTTCAGCCTCTGGGCGGTGGCCAAGCCCAACTATTACGTCCCGTGCCTGCCGGGATTCGCGCTGCTGGCGGCGTCGGCCTGGCTCCGGCTCGAACGCCGGGCTCGCGAGGGCGACAGGAGTCGGGCGGCGCGCGTGCTGATCCTCCTCCAATGGGGGCTCTGGTCGGTCCTGGGGGCGGTCGCACTCTCGATGGCCGGCCGCGGACTGGGCGCGTCGCAACCGGTTTGGTGCGGCGTGATGGCCTGTGCGGCGTTCGGGGCTGGCGTGCTCGGTTTCGCGGGAGGACGCCGGGGATGGGGGGCTGGAGCCCTCGCGCCGGCATTGGCGGCGACGGCCTTTGCGGTCGTGGTCGGCTACGGGATCGTGGGCCCGGCGGGCAACGCGACGCGCGGCCATCGTCGTGTCGCCAAGGCCATCGACCGGGCTGTGCCGGCGGGGGTGGAGACGCTCTCCTTCTATCATGAGCTGGACGAAGGGCTCTGGTTCTACCTGAGGAGCCGTCGGCTCGCGGCGGTCCCCGGCAGCGAGTCCCGCTACAACGACGCCTTCGACCAGTGGAACGGCGCGGACCGCCAGGATCTCACTCCCTTCGGCCTGGTGGCCCGCGCGAAACACGTCCTGGCCGACTGGCTGAGGGACGACGCCCAGGCGGGCGGCTATCTGATCCTCCGCGAGAAGGTCTATCGCGCCCTCGGCCCCGACCTCGCGGGCGTCGCCACGCCGGTCCTCCAGGAAGAAGCCCCGTTGCGGAACGGTCTGGTCCTCCTCCGGCTCGACCCCCGCCCGATCCAGACCGGCGCGGCGTCCCCGGACCGCTCCGTCCGCTGA
- a CDS encoding DNA polymerase ligase N-terminal domain-containing protein: MARDPRPEPRFVLLEHRRDGIHWDLMLERDGVLKTWALDAPPSPGAEATARPLPDHRAAYLDYEGPISGGRGSVRRVDGGVYVPIEWADDRVRVRLEGRQLVGELRLTKRPRAASNDPDPEPGVWKISLGKVD, translated from the coding sequence ATGGCCCGAGACCCCCGGCCCGAGCCCCGCTTCGTGCTCCTGGAGCACCGCCGGGACGGGATCCACTGGGACCTGATGCTGGAACGCGACGGGGTCCTCAAGACCTGGGCGCTCGACGCCCCCCCCTCCCCCGGCGCGGAAGCGACCGCCAGGCCCCTGCCCGACCATCGCGCGGCGTACCTCGACTACGAGGGCCCGATCTCCGGCGGCCGGGGCTCCGTGCGGCGGGTCGACGGCGGCGTCTACGTGCCGATCGAATGGGCGGACGACCGCGTCCGCGTGCGGCTGGAAGGCCGTCAGCTCGTGGGCGAGCTTCGCCTGACGAAACGCCCGCGGGCGGCGTCGAACGACCCCGATCCCGAACCCGGCGTCTGGAAGATCTCCCTCGGGAAGGTCGACTGA
- a CDS encoding LpxL/LpxP family acyltransferase: MKHVARRIFTWKFYFYELLLPGLGAMGPARADAIVRTAGWASTYLRPGRRARLKAAMDRVNTLLKREGDDKAGWTALAESAARFTARDYPLDGTSDAEALARFDVVGFEAVQEVLGRGRGAILVGSHLGAHVAGMHWLYRRGLPIRALVQRPKHVSHDLDRRFDAAAAPYPQGEFFLKRHLTPAAAIERMMQARSALRDGLALYLNGDIVWDGSNTRTCRLLGRDHEFLAVWAELACLTRAPVFFVFCRHLPAGRFAIEFKRLAPTTPSKPEQALAAYLAEVEAQVAVDPSEAVAYLTWPCYTDAPEAPVAQTGPGGEAAPRPAHARRLPDSVTA; this comes from the coding sequence GTGAAGCACGTCGCACGCCGCATCTTCACCTGGAAATTCTACTTCTACGAGCTTCTCCTGCCCGGCCTCGGCGCAATGGGGCCGGCCCGGGCGGACGCGATCGTGCGCACGGCGGGATGGGCCTCGACGTACCTCCGCCCGGGCCGCCGCGCCCGCCTCAAGGCGGCGATGGACCGCGTGAACACCCTCCTGAAGCGCGAGGGCGACGACAAGGCCGGCTGGACCGCCCTGGCCGAGAGCGCCGCGCGCTTCACCGCCCGCGACTACCCCCTCGACGGCACGAGCGACGCCGAGGCCCTGGCGCGCTTCGACGTCGTGGGCTTCGAGGCCGTGCAGGAGGTGCTGGGGCGCGGACGAGGCGCGATCCTCGTGGGCAGCCACCTGGGGGCGCACGTCGCCGGCATGCACTGGCTCTACCGCCGCGGCCTGCCGATCCGCGCTTTGGTCCAGCGGCCCAAGCACGTCTCGCACGACCTGGACCGCCGTTTCGACGCCGCCGCCGCCCCCTATCCTCAGGGCGAATTCTTCCTGAAGCGGCACCTGACGCCCGCCGCCGCGATCGAGCGGATGATGCAGGCGCGGTCGGCGCTCCGCGACGGCCTGGCGCTCTATCTCAACGGCGACATCGTCTGGGATGGGTCCAACACCCGTACCTGCCGTCTGCTGGGCCGCGACCACGAGTTCCTCGCGGTCTGGGCCGAGCTGGCCTGCCTCACCCGCGCGCCGGTCTTCTTCGTCTTCTGCCGGCACCTGCCGGCCGGCCGCTTCGCCATCGAGTTCAAGCGGCTCGCGCCGACGACCCCGAGCAAGCCCGAACAGGCCTTGGCGGCGTACCTGGCCGAGGTCGAGGCCCAGGTCGCCGTCGACCCCTCGGAAGCCGTCGCGTACCTGACCTGGCCCTGTTACACCGACGCCCCCGAGGCCCCCGTCGCCCAAACCGGACCGGGCGGCGAAGCCGCGCCCCGGCCGGCGCACGCCCGACGCCTGCCGGACTCCGTCACGGCCTGA
- a CDS encoding Gfo/Idh/MocA family protein has product MKAKRVTGGKVRYGIVAGGSISQGQFMPGVRNTKNSELTVLVTGDPEKADVLKEEFGLKNTYHYDDFDKLLTADEVDALYVATPNHLHTPYVVPALKAGIHVLLEKPMAVREEDCRAMIAAAQESGAKLMVAYRLHFEPATVAAVEQVRAGDVGDVRAFTSTFSQFLRPDNHRAKNGFDDGPVYDMGVYPINACRQFFGAEPIEVRAVASRNPEAGLGDLDDTVSVTLRFPNDGQAVFIASYGMHEFEHYSVVGSKGSLSVQPAYSYGHGLAYDVTIGDEKEHKSYPETDQFGGEAEYFSNCILNDLDPEPDGEEGWCDVRIVEAIRRALETGQPQTLEPYTRKGRIEPSQVMGLPPAQKFEMVNASDPSKNGD; this is encoded by the coding sequence ATGAAGGCCAAGCGCGTCACCGGCGGGAAGGTTCGTTACGGGATCGTCGCGGGCGGGTCGATCTCGCAGGGGCAGTTCATGCCCGGGGTGCGGAACACCAAGAATTCCGAGCTGACGGTCCTCGTGACCGGGGATCCCGAGAAGGCCGACGTCCTCAAGGAGGAATTCGGCCTCAAGAACACCTACCATTACGACGACTTCGACAAGCTCCTGACGGCCGACGAGGTCGACGCGTTGTACGTCGCCACGCCCAATCACCTCCACACGCCGTACGTCGTGCCCGCGCTCAAGGCCGGGATCCACGTCCTGCTGGAGAAGCCGATGGCCGTGCGCGAGGAGGATTGCCGGGCGATGATCGCCGCGGCGCAGGAGTCGGGGGCCAAGCTCATGGTCGCCTACCGCCTGCACTTCGAGCCGGCGACCGTCGCGGCCGTGGAGCAGGTCCGCGCCGGCGACGTCGGCGACGTCCGGGCGTTCACGTCGACCTTCTCGCAGTTCCTCCGGCCCGACAACCATCGGGCCAAGAACGGCTTCGACGACGGGCCGGTCTACGACATGGGCGTCTATCCCATCAACGCTTGCCGCCAGTTCTTCGGGGCCGAGCCGATCGAGGTCCGCGCCGTCGCCTCGCGCAACCCTGAAGCCGGCCTGGGCGACCTGGACGACACCGTGAGCGTCACGCTGCGGTTCCCCAACGACGGCCAGGCGGTCTTCATCGCCTCGTACGGGATGCACGAGTTCGAGCATTATTCGGTCGTCGGCTCCAAGGGGAGCCTGTCGGTACAGCCGGCCTACTCGTACGGCCACGGCCTCGCATATGACGTCACGATCGGCGACGAGAAGGAGCACAAATCCTATCCCGAGACCGACCAGTTCGGCGGCGAGGCGGAGTACTTCTCCAACTGCATCCTCAACGACCTCGACCCCGAGCCCGACGGCGAGGAAGGCTGGTGCGACGTCCGGATCGTCGAGGCCATCCGTCGCGCCCTGGAGACGGGCCAACCCCAGACGCTCGAACCGTACACGAGGAAGGGCCGCATCGAGCCCTCCCAGGTGATGGGCCTGCCCCCCGCCCAGAAGTTCGAGATGGTCAACGCCTCCGATCCCAGCAAGAACGGGGACTGA
- the lspA gene encoding signal peptidase II: MTRRIATSRWILFLGLALGGAAFDLATKSIIFQEVGAPPSAPVAVIRDVLELRTSYNPGALWGFGRDLPHSSLIFAGLSVVAGVAIVGWLFVGGAAASLPLTFALGLIMAGAIGNCYDRVVFGHVRDFVHFHIDSINFDWAIFNFADCMLVVGALTLVLFALRPEPAPVEPSAAPDESPAAAPLARDAESLPT, encoded by the coding sequence ATGACGCGACGGATCGCGACGAGCCGTTGGATCCTGTTCCTGGGGCTGGCGCTCGGCGGCGCGGCCTTCGACCTGGCGACCAAGTCGATCATCTTCCAGGAGGTCGGCGCGCCCCCCTCCGCCCCCGTGGCCGTGATCCGCGACGTCCTGGAGCTGCGCACGAGCTACAACCCCGGCGCGCTCTGGGGATTCGGCCGCGACCTGCCGCACAGCAGCCTGATCTTCGCCGGCCTGTCGGTGGTGGCGGGCGTGGCGATCGTGGGCTGGCTCTTCGTGGGCGGCGCGGCGGCGAGCCTCCCTTTGACCTTCGCGCTCGGCCTGATCATGGCGGGGGCGATCGGCAACTGCTACGACCGCGTGGTCTTCGGCCACGTCCGCGACTTCGTGCACTTCCACATCGATTCCATCAACTTCGACTGGGCCATCTTCAACTTCGCCGACTGCATGCTGGTCGTCGGGGCCCTGACCCTGGTCCTCTTCGCGCTCCGGCCCGAGCCGGCGCCGGTCGAGCCCTCGGCCGCGCCGGACGAGAGCCCGGCGGCCGCCCCGCTCGCCCGCGATGCGGAGTCGCTGCCCACCTAG
- a CDS encoding tetratricopeptide repeat protein, translating to MLPPCFAIVAQGDLASREVTTAIGFLTLLQRVYVLAALVVVAATIGLAWTVVRRRKGRRPVAPALGRLTLGFAATFAALVAAEAASGAWLAWRHRAPTLPAFAQVPALPTTFDPEAERPTDLDVVVIGESSAEGVPYQKWLSVGRIVGWKLQESLPGRNVRVDVLAESGKRLEDMHQKLANLKRKPDLLIIYCGHNEFYALHGWSHEVAPYYLDDPGWSRPWSIGTLFGRISPTVRLIEETLERHRVAAPPPRQGRRLIDSPSHTDAERAELLADFRRRMEAILDFCAAVGAVPVLIPPAGNDAGFEPDRSVLPPETPRARRDVFARSFESARKLETTDRAGAIAAYRELIQRQPGFAESHFRLARLLEAEGNYEEAYKSYLAARDLDAHPLRCLTSFQDVYRDLAASRDLILVDAQEVFRALRPHGMLDDYLFNDGFHPSLEGHVALAEGVLGGLKARKAFGWPDATPAPRLDVAEVAAHFGVGPPTWEAVCSNAVGFYHLIAPLRFDQAERMAKRDRYKTALDALRRGEDVEAFDFPGLGLRPVRERIRP from the coding sequence ATGCTCCCGCCGTGCTTCGCGATCGTCGCGCAGGGGGACCTGGCGTCGCGGGAGGTCACGACGGCGATCGGGTTCCTGACGCTGCTCCAGCGCGTGTACGTCCTCGCGGCGCTGGTCGTGGTGGCGGCGACGATCGGGCTGGCGTGGACCGTGGTCCGCCGGCGGAAAGGTCGTCGGCCGGTCGCGCCTGCGCTGGGTCGATTGACACTGGGGTTCGCGGCGACGTTCGCGGCGCTGGTGGCGGCCGAGGCGGCGTCGGGCGCGTGGCTGGCGTGGCGGCACCGGGCGCCGACCTTGCCGGCGTTCGCGCAGGTCCCGGCGCTGCCCACGACGTTCGATCCCGAGGCCGAGCGGCCGACGGACCTGGACGTCGTCGTCATCGGCGAATCGAGCGCCGAGGGGGTGCCGTACCAGAAGTGGCTCTCGGTCGGTCGGATCGTCGGTTGGAAGCTGCAGGAATCGCTGCCGGGGCGGAACGTCCGGGTCGACGTGCTCGCCGAGTCGGGCAAGCGGCTGGAGGACATGCACCAGAAGCTCGCGAACCTGAAGCGCAAGCCCGACCTGCTGATCATCTATTGCGGGCACAACGAGTTCTACGCGCTCCACGGCTGGTCGCACGAGGTCGCGCCGTATTACCTCGACGACCCGGGATGGTCGCGGCCCTGGTCGATCGGGACGCTCTTCGGCCGGATCTCGCCCACGGTCCGCCTGATCGAGGAGACGCTGGAGCGTCATCGCGTGGCCGCGCCGCCGCCCCGACAAGGCCGGCGGCTGATCGATTCGCCCTCGCACACCGACGCCGAGCGCGCCGAGCTGCTGGCCGACTTCCGCCGCCGGATGGAGGCGATCCTCGACTTCTGCGCGGCCGTCGGCGCCGTGCCGGTCCTGATCCCGCCGGCGGGCAACGACGCCGGCTTCGAGCCCGATCGCTCGGTCCTCCCCCCCGAGACCCCGCGAGCCCGCCGCGACGTGTTCGCCCGCTCGTTCGAATCGGCCCGCAAGCTGGAAACCACCGATCGCGCCGGCGCGATCGCGGCCTACCGCGAGCTGATCCAACGCCAGCCGGGCTTCGCGGAATCGCACTTTCGGCTGGCCCGACTGCTCGAAGCCGAAGGGAACTATGAGGAGGCGTACAAGTCCTACCTCGCGGCGCGGGACCTCGACGCCCACCCCCTCCGCTGCCTCACGTCGTTCCAGGACGTTTATCGTGACCTGGCCGCCAGCCGGGACCTGATCCTGGTCGACGCCCAGGAGGTCTTCCGCGCGCTCCGGCCCCACGGGATGCTCGACGACTACCTGTTCAACGACGGCTTCCACCCGTCGCTCGAAGGCCACGTCGCGCTGGCGGAAGGGGTGCTCGGCGGCCTGAAGGCGCGGAAGGCGTTCGGCTGGCCCGACGCGACGCCCGCCCCCAGGCTGGACGTCGCCGAGGTCGCGGCGCACTTCGGCGTCGGCCCCCCGACGTGGGAGGCGGTCTGCTCGAACGCGGTCGGCTTCTACCACCTGATCGCCCCGCTGCGGTTCGATCAGGCGGAGCGGATGGCGAAGCGCGACCGCTACAAAACCGCGCTCGACGCCCTGCGCCGTGGCGAGGACGTCGAGGCGTTCGATTTCCCGGGCCTCGGACTGAGACCGGTCCGCGAGCGGATCAGGCCGTGA